The region TCACATTAGATGTATGAGTTCCTTCAACTGCCTGTTTAATTTCGGAAACAAATTCTCGCCCAGCTTCTATATCAACACCTGATGTTTTGTAATCCATAAAATAAAAATGATAGACTTTCCCTATATAGATATTCCTCCTAAGATTGCTTTTGTCCAGTAATTATTTATCAAATAGATTTATTTTTTAAAAACAAAGTGAAGAAAGTAATCATAAGGAAAACTGAAGATATAGAAAATTGGAGGAGAAATTTAAATAGTGAAATTAACTTTATTCCAACAATGGGTAATCTTCATAATGGACATATAAAACTAATATCAACAGCAAAAAATGACAATTCTAATGTTAATTTAGTAAGTATTTTTATTAATCCACTTCAATTTGATAACAAGTTAGATTTAGAGAATTACCCTAAAACAATTGAAAATGATATAAAAATCTCCTTTTCAAATGGCGCAGATGCCATTTTTATCCCAAGTAATGAAGATATATATCCGCAGGATGATAAAAATATTAAATTCCTAAAAGCTCCAATAGAATTAACTTCTGCATTATGTGGATTAAATCGAATTGGACATTTTGATGGAGTTTGTACAGTAGTTTATAGATTTCTTAATCTCATCAAGCCAAAAAATCTTTACTTAGGAGAAAAAGATTGGCAACAACTTTTAATTTTAAAAAATCTTGTCCTAAGCAAAAAATTAAATGTTGCTATTAGATCTATTCCTACACAAAGAGATTTTGATGGAATTCCTTTCAGTTCACGTAATGTACATTTATCAAAAAGCGAAAGAAAATTGATTCAGTTTTTTTCAAGTGAATTATTAGAAGCCAAAAAAATTTTTCAACAAGAAAAAAAGATCAATTTAAACAAAATAATTAAAAAGCTATCAGCAAAAAAAATTTCAATTGAATATTTAGAACATTTACACCCTTATACACTCCAAAAAGCAAGACTTGAGGATAACATTTCGTTACTGGCTGGTGCGATAAAATGTGGAGAGACAAGATTAATTGATCACGTTTTTCTTATGAAAAGAAGGCCGATTATCGCAATTGATGGTCCTGCAGGGTCAGGTAAAAGTACTGTAACAAAGTTAATAGCGAAGAAACTTAATCTTTTATATTTAGATACTGGAGCAATGTATAGGGCATTGAGTTGGCTTATGCTAAAGGAAAATATTGATTATAAAAAAGAAATAAAATTACAGAATATTCTTAAAGATATATCTATTGTTTTCAAGTCGAATACAAATTCACATCAGGATGTTTATGTAAATAACTACTGTGTTACTGAAGAAATTAGATCGCAAAAGATAAGTTCCATCGTTTCAAAAATTTCCTCAATAAAAGAAGTAAGAAAATTCTTAGTAGAAGAACAAAGAAAAATTGGAGAATCAGGCGGACTTGTAGCTGAGGGAAGAGATATAGGAACTACTGTTTTTCCTCATGCAGAACTTAAAATATTTTTAACTGCTAGCATCGATGAAAGAGCGAAAAGAAGAAAATCTGATAAAAATAGTAAAGACTCCCAAGAAATAGACCTCCATACATTAAAAGAACTTATAAAGAAAAGAGATTTTGAAGATTCAAATAGGGAAATTTCACCTCTAATAAAAGCGAATAACGCAATAGAAATTATTACGGATGGATATTCAATTAATGAGGTGGTAGATAAAATTATTGATCTTTATAATGACAAGATTCCTAAAGAGACTGAGATCAAATAAATTCAAGAAATACTTTCTAAAAAACCATTTACAGAGTCTTCTAAAATATCAAGGACATAATCAAAGCCCTCATCACCTCCAAAATATGGGTCAGGAACTTCTTGCTCATTAAAAACTGATCTAAAATCTTGTATTTTTTTTATTGATGCAAAATCAGTTGAATCTGTTCTATTTTTTAGATCTTGAATATTTCTAAAATTTGAGTCGTCCATCGCAAGAATATAGTTAAATTTTTCAAAATCTTTGATAGTAATTTGACGAGCCCTGCTTAAGATATTAATATCTCTTCTTTCTGCCGCAATTCTCATCCTAGAGTCAGCTTTTTTTCCAATATGCCAACTCCCAGTTCCTGCAGAATCGACAATAAAGCCATCTGTTAATCCCTTACTTTCAATTAGACTTATAAAGATAGCTTCTGCTGCAGGAGACCTACAAATATTTCCCAAACATACAAAAAGAACAGAAATTTTTTTCATATGATTTCAAATTTCAATAAATTATAAGACTTTTAAGTAGTAAATAATACTTCTTCTATTAAAGATTCAGTAAATTCTTTACCAAACAAACTCGATAACATTGGCCTTGCTGGATCGTTATCTCTTCTATATTTCAAATAATTATTTTGACCATTTATTAATTCTTGTTGTAGTTCTATATTGGCTTCTTTGCTTTCGAAAAGAATTTCCAAATACAAATCAAAATATTCCTTAAATGAGTTATAAAGCTGATTGTCAATTAAAAAATCACTTCTTTCTTCTTTTGGTAATTTTGACCAGATTACTCCTGGAGAAAAAAAACTAGCTACATCTGCAGACATTTTTTTAGCTAATGGAAGTGATAAATGACAATTATTTTTGAGTTTTATAAGTTTTTCTAATAACTCATCATTGTATTGATTTTGTATTTTTAATGAAGGCTGAAAATCTAATACTAATAAATGACTATTAGGAAGAGAAACAAAATCTACTCCAAAAAATGGAACATTATAAATAGTTTTAGGAATAATTAAAAAATTTAAAACAGAATAATTTGGACTATTTATGCACACTGCTCTTGCGAATTGAATTCTTTTTTTATGCGTTACACCCCAAGTAGAGAGATTCACATTTTTTTTTGATTTTTTTGAACCATAAGTTGATTCTTTATAACAATATTCCGAGGGAATTTTTTTTTCTAAACAGTTATGCTTACATAAATTATTAGTTAAATATTTTAGAAAATTATGCCATCTCCAATCTGGCCTGTAAAAAATAGAATCCTTTATTAACATTCAGTGAATAATCTCATTGTTTAATGTAAAAAGAAATTTATTAATAAATTTTTTTGTCCATTTTTCTCCAAAAAAAGATTTAAACAATTTATCTGCAGGGTCTTTTTCAAAACTGTACTTATCATATTTAATTTGATTA is a window of Prochlorococcus marinus XMU1419 DNA encoding:
- a CDS encoding bifunctional pantoate--beta-alanine ligase/(d)CMP kinase gives rise to the protein MKKVIIRKTEDIENWRRNLNSEINFIPTMGNLHNGHIKLISTAKNDNSNVNLVSIFINPLQFDNKLDLENYPKTIENDIKISFSNGADAIFIPSNEDIYPQDDKNIKFLKAPIELTSALCGLNRIGHFDGVCTVVYRFLNLIKPKNLYLGEKDWQQLLILKNLVLSKKLNVAIRSIPTQRDFDGIPFSSRNVHLSKSERKLIQFFSSELLEAKKIFQQEKKINLNKIIKKLSAKKISIEYLEHLHPYTLQKARLEDNISLLAGAIKCGETRLIDHVFLMKRRPIIAIDGPAGSGKSTVTKLIAKKLNLLYLDTGAMYRALSWLMLKENIDYKKEIKLQNILKDISIVFKSNTNSHQDVYVNNYCVTEEIRSQKISSIVSKISSIKEVRKFLVEEQRKIGESGGLVAEGRDIGTTVFPHAELKIFLTASIDERAKRRKSDKNSKDSQEIDLHTLKELIKKRDFEDSNREISPLIKANNAIEIITDGYSINEVVDKIIDLYNDKIPKETEIK
- a CDS encoding low molecular weight protein-tyrosine-phosphatase, producing MKKISVLFVCLGNICRSPAAEAIFISLIESKGLTDGFIVDSAGTGSWHIGKKADSRMRIAAERRDINILSRARQITIKDFEKFNYILAMDDSNFRNIQDLKNRTDSTDFASIKKIQDFRSVFNEQEVPDPYFGGDEGFDYVLDILEDSVNGFLESIS
- a CDS encoding phycoerythrobilin:ferredoxin oxidoreductase, whose product is MLIKDSIFYRPDWRWHNFLKYLTNNLCKHNCLEKKIPSEYCYKESTYGSKKSKKNVNLSTWGVTHKKRIQFARAVCINSPNYSVLNFLIIPKTIYNVPFFGVDFVSLPNSHLLVLDFQPSLKIQNQYNDELLEKLIKLKNNCHLSLPLAKKMSADVASFFSPGVIWSKLPKEERSDFLIDNQLYNSFKEYFDLYLEILFESKEANIELQQELINGQNNYLKYRRDNDPARPMLSSLFGKEFTESLIEEVLFTT